A region from the Triticum urartu cultivar G1812 chromosome 1, Tu2.1, whole genome shotgun sequence genome encodes:
- the LOC125541077 gene encoding disease resistance protein RGA5-like, whose translation MDIVTGAIAKLIPKLADLLVGEYKLHKNVKKNIEDLLKELESMNVALVKIGEVPRDELDKQDKLWADDVRELSYVIEDVVDKFLVRVDHIQPDDATNKFKGLMKRTTKLLKKVKDKYGIAHAIKDIQEQLQKVAARRDRNKVVVPNPTEPITIDPCLRALYAEATELVGIYGKRDDELMRLLSMEGDDASKNRLKKVSIVGFGGLGKTTLARAVYDKIKGDFDCRAFVPVGQNPDMKKVLRDILIDLSDGNPQSDLSILDVNHLIKKLHQFLENKRYLVIIDDIWDEKLWEHINFAFSNRNNVGSRLITTTRIVSVSNSCCSSDHDSVYQMEPLSVDDSRRLFYKRIFPFESGCPNEFEQVSTDILKKCGGVPLAIITIASALAGGQKVKPKCEWDVLLQSLGSGLTEDNSLEEMRRILSFSYYNLPSHLKTCLLYLCIYPEDSTIDRDGLIWKWVAEGFVHHGDQGTSLFLVGLNYFNQLINRSMIQPIYDGIGQVYACRVHDMVLDLIRNLSHEAKFVNVLDGTGNSISSQSNVRRLSLQNKKEDHQAKPLTNIMSMSRVRSITIFPPAVSIMPSLSMFEVLRVLDLSDCNLGESSSLQLNLKGVGHLIHLRYLDLSGTKIRELSAEIGNLQFLEVLDLGDNYQLDGLPSTLSKLRRLIYLNIFHGKLVPTPGVLQNLTSIEVLRGILVSLNIIALELGNLTRLRELKVYFKDGSFDLYEGFVKSLCNLHHIEILSIDCNSGETSFELMDLLGERWVPPVHLRKFVSEMPSQLSALRGWIKRDPSHLSNLSELILDSVKEVQQEDVEIIGGLLSLRRLHITSTHQTQRLLVIRADGFRCMVDFQLICGSAAQIKFEPGALPKAEAVGFSLGVRVAKEDGNCGFDLGMQGNLLSLLRGVTVYMYCGGARVGEAKEAEAAVRHALEALTCVFFYIRMIPDIAEDAHDDDLCEERRRTLGM comes from the exons ATGGATATTGTCACGGGTGCCATTGCCAAGCTGATCCCCAAGCTGGCCGACCTACTTGTGGGGGAGTACAAGCTGCACAAGAACGTCAAGAAAAATATCGaggacctcctgaaggagctTGAGAGCATGAACGTTGCCCTCGTCAAGATTGGTGAGGTGCCGCGGGACGAGCTCGACAAACAAGACAAGCTCTGGGCCGATGATGTCAGAGAGCTCTCCTACGTCATCGAGGATGTCGTTGACAAGTTCCTCGTACGAGTCGACCACATTCAGCCTGACGACGCCACAAACAAATTCAAGGGGCTCATGAAGAGGACGACCAAGTTGCTGAAGAAAGTCAAGGATAAGTATGGGATAGCTCACGCAATCAAGGACATCCAGGAGCAACTCCAGAAGGTGGCCGCTAGGCGTGACAGGAACAAGGTAGTTGTTCCTAATCCTACGGAACCAATTACTATTGATCCTTGTCTTCGAGCTTTGTACGCAGAAGCGACAGAGCTAGTTGGCATATATGGGAAGAGGGATGATGAGCTCATGAGGTTGCTCTCCATGGAGGGTGATGATGCCTCTAAGAACAGACTAAAGAAGGTCTCCATTGTTGGATTTGGAGGGTTGGGCAAGACCACTCTTGCTAGAGCAGTATACGACAAGATTAAAGGTGATTTCGATTGTCGGGCATTTGTTCCCGTCGGTCAGAACCCTGACATGAAGAAGGTTTTAAGGGATATCCTCATTGATCTCAGCGACGGCAACCCTCAGTCAGATCTTTCAATACTGGATGTTAATCATCTTATTAAAAAGCTTCATCAATTCCTGGAGAACAAGAG GTATCTTGTCATAATTGATGATATATGGGATGAAAAATTGTGGGAACACATCAACTTTGCTTTCTCCAACAGGAATAATGTAGGCAGTCGACTAATTACGACAACCCGCATTGTCAGTGTCTCCAATTCATGTTGCTCGTCGGACCATGATTCGGTTTATCAAATGGAACCACTTTCTGTTGATGACTCCAGAAGACTCTTCTACAAAAGAATATTTCCATTCGAGAGTGGATGTCCAAATGAATTTGAACAAGTGTCTACAGATATTCTGAAGAAATGTGGTGGGGTACCACTAGCCATCATTACTATTGCTAGTGCTTTGGCTGGTGGCCAGAAGGTGAAACCAAAGTGTGAGTGGGATGTTCTGCTCCAATCCCTTGGCTCTGGACTAACAGAAGATAATAGTTTAGAGGAGATGCGGAGAATACTCTCTTTCAGCTATTATAATCTACCGTCCCATCTGAAAACTTGTCTACTATACCTATGTATATATCCAGAAGATAGCACGATTGATAGAGATGGACTGATATGGAAGTGGGTGGCCGAAGGATTTGTCCACCATGGAGATCAAGGGACCAGCCTGTTTTTGGTCGGATTAAACTACTTCAACCAGCTCATTAATAGAAGTATGATCCAGCCAATATATGATGGTATAGGCCAGGTATATGCTTGCCGTGTACATGATATGGTTCTGGACCTTATCCGCAACTTGTCACATGAAGCAAAGTTTGTTAATGTATTGGATGGCACTGGGAATAGCATATCTTCACAAAGTAATGTCCGCCGTTTGTCCCTTCAGAATAAAAAGGAAGATCATCAAGCCAAGCCTCTCACAAATATCATGAGTATGTCACGAGTGAGGTCAATTACTATCTTTCCACCTGCTGTTAGTATCATGCCAAGTCTGTCAATGTTTGAAGTTCTGCGTGTACTTGATCTTTCGGACTGTAACCTTGGGGAAAGTAGCAGCCTGCAGCTTAACCTCAAGGGTGTTGGACATTTAATCCACCTAAGGTACCTAGATCTATCAGGTACCAAAATCAGGGAACTGTCGGCTGAGATAGGAAACCTGCAGTTTTTGGAGGTGTTGGATCTTGGAGACAATTATCAGCTAGATGGATTGCCGTCCACTCTTTCTAAATTGAGAAGATTAATCTACCTAAATATTTTTCACGGTAAGTTGGTTCCAACTCCTGGTGTGTTGCAGAATCTTACATCCATTGAAGTGTTGAGGGGGATCTTGGTCTCTCTGAACATTATTGCACTAGAGCTTGGCAACCTGACAAGGCTGAGGGAGCTTAAGGTTTACTTCAAGGATGGTAGTTTCGATTTGTATGAAGGTTTCGTGAAGTCTCTGTGCAACCTACATCACATCGAAATTCTAAGTATTGATTGCAATTCCGGAGAAACATCTTTTGAACTGATGGACCTCTTGGGAGAACGCTGGGTGCCTCCTGTACATCTCCGCAAATTTGTGTCGGAAATGCCCAGCCAACTCTCTGCACTGCGAGGGTGGATAAAGAGAGACCCCTCGCATCTCTCGAACCTCTCTGAGTTAATCCTCGATTCAGTGAAGGAAGTGCAGCAGGAGGACGTGGAAATCATTGGGGGGTTGCTGTCCCTTCGCCGTCTCCACATAACGAGTACCCACCAAACACAACGGCTGCTAGTCATCCGTGCAGATGGGTTCCGCTGTATGGTAGACTTCCAATTGATTTGTGGGTCAGCAGCGCAAATTAAGTTTGAACCAGGGGCTTTGCCGAAGGCGGAAGCAGTTGGGTTCAGCCTGGGCGTGCGGGTGGCGAAAGAGGATGGAAACTGTGGTTTCGACTTGGGCATGCAGGGGAACCTGCTCTCCCTTCTGCGGGGTGTCACGGTTTATATGTATTGTGGTGGAGCGAGGGTTGGGGAGGCAAAGGAAGCGGAGGCTGCGGTGAGGCACGCCCTCGAAGCACTTACGTGTGTGTTTTTTTATATTCGGATGATCCCGGATATAGCAGAAG ATGCTCATGATGACGATTTGTGTGAGGAGAGGAGGAGAACTCTCGGTATGTAG